The following are encoded in a window of Citrobacter freundii genomic DNA:
- the csgG gene encoding curli production assembly/transport protein CsgG, producing the protein MQRLLILVAIFLLSGCLTAPPQEAAKPTLMPRAQSYKDLTHLPMPTGKIFVSVYNIQDETGQFKPYPASNFSTAVPQSATAMLVTALKDSRWFVPLERQGLQNLLNERKIIRAAQENGTVAVNNRIPLQSLTAANVMVEGSIIGYESNVKSGGVGARYFGIGADTQYQLDQIAVNLRVVNVSTGEILSSVNTSKTILSYEVQAGVFRFIDYQRLLEGEIGYTSNEPVMLCLMSAIETGVIFLINDGIDRGLWDLQDKKQVDNDILVKYRHLSVPPES; encoded by the coding sequence ATGCAGCGCTTACTTATTTTGGTTGCAATATTCTTACTCAGCGGATGCTTAACAGCCCCGCCACAAGAAGCCGCTAAACCGACATTAATGCCGCGTGCCCAAAGCTATAAAGACTTGACGCACCTGCCAATGCCTACGGGCAAGATTTTTGTCTCGGTTTACAACATTCAAGATGAAACGGGTCAATTTAAGCCTTACCCGGCAAGTAACTTCTCAACGGCTGTCCCGCAAAGTGCCACGGCGATGCTGGTCACCGCATTGAAGGATTCTCGCTGGTTTGTACCACTGGAGCGTCAGGGATTACAGAACTTGCTTAACGAACGAAAAATTATTCGTGCTGCGCAAGAAAACGGTACCGTTGCTGTAAATAACCGTATTCCGCTTCAGTCACTGACCGCCGCAAACGTAATGGTGGAAGGGTCTATCATCGGTTATGAAAGCAACGTTAAGTCTGGTGGGGTTGGCGCGCGTTATTTCGGTATTGGCGCAGACACGCAATACCAACTTGATCAGATTGCGGTCAACCTGCGTGTGGTCAACGTCAGCACGGGTGAAATCCTTTCTTCGGTGAACACCAGCAAAACCATTCTCTCCTATGAAGTCCAGGCTGGGGTATTCCGCTTCATTGATTACCAACGTCTGCTGGAAGGTGAAATCGGTTATACCTCTAACGAACCCGTTATGCTGTGCCTGATGTCAGCCATTGAAACTGGGGTTATTTTCCTGATTAACGACGGGATTGATCGCGGATTATGGGACTTGCAGGATAAGAAACAGGTCGATAACGATATTCTGGTTAAATACCGTCATTTGTCGGTACCGCCGGAATCCTGA